The [Clostridium] scindens ATCC 35704 nucleotide sequence CAGAGGCAATGCAAGTCCTCTTCTATCCTTTTCCTCAGGAAGCACTTCGTCAACGTCGCATGGCGGCAGAAGGGATAGTTCCCTTCCTGGCCTGCTTTTTTCAAATATCAGCATGCACTACACCTCCTTTAAGATGCGGATCGTTTCATCAATCTCTTCTTTACTGTTCATCTCTGTGCAGCACCACAGGATTCTCCTGTCATCCAGTGGATATCCTCCCAGAACCCCTTTCTCTTCCAATGCCTTTAGCGCCCTGGCTGATGAAGTCTGGGATACGGTGACGAATTCATGGAAGAATTCCGCCTTATTCTCAGTCTGATAGCCAATCTTCTTTAGTTCTGCTGCCATATAATGGGCTTTGGAAGTACACTGGATCGCCGCATTGTGAAGTCCGCTTCCTCCCATAGCTGCCAGATATACGCCTACGGCCAGCGCGCATAGCGCCTGGTTGGAGCAGACATTGCTGGATGCTTTTTCTCTCCTTATATGCTGCTCTCTTGCCTGAAGCGTCAGCACATATCCGGTCTTTTTATTTCTGTCTGTGGTCTGCCCGACGATCCTGCCCGGCAGTTTCCTGGTCATGCCTTCGATACATGCCATAAATCCAAGATACGGGCCTCCAAATGCGATGGATAGTCCCATGGGCTGTCCTTCCCCTACGGCCACGTCCGCTCCATACTCTCTGGGCGTCTTCATAATTCCGAGAGATATGGGATTTACTCCCATGATATATCTTGCCCCTGCGCCGTGAGCAGCCTTGCCGATTTCTTCCGCCGGCTCCAGGCTTCCATAATAATTGGGGTGCTGGATATAGACGCATGCCGTCTGATCATCGATTATCTCTTCTAAGAACTTCACATCCGTGATCCCGTCTTTTGCGGGTATCACCACAAGTTCCATCTCATTTCCAAAGCAATAGGTCCTGACCGTGCTTAAGACATCCGGGTGCACAGTGGAGGATATGAAAGCCTTCTTTCTTTTTCTCTCCCTGCACATAGCAACGGCTTCAGCTGCCGCTGTCGCCCCGTCATAGACGGAAGCATTGGATGCATCCATTCCGGTCAGCTGGCAGATCATTGTCTGATACTCAAAAATGGACTGCAGGATACCCTGGCTGACCTCTGCCTGGTATGGCGTATAGGCCGTCAGCAGGTTCTCCTTGGAGATCACGCTCTTTACAATGGAAGGTATAAAGTGCCTGTATGCTCCTGCTCCTCGGAAAATTGTCCCAAACACCTGATTCTTTCCCGCAATCTTCTGCATCTTCCTGCGTACTTCTAATTCGGACATTCCCTCCGGTATCGCAAGACTTCCCTTCACCTTTACTTCCTCAGGAATGTGTCCGAACAAATCCTCCCTGGCCTGAAAACCAATCTCTTCTAACATTTTCAGTTGCTCTAGTTCTGTATTCGGGACATATCTTCCCATGGCCTCGCACCGCCTTTCTTCTTACTCTTGCTCGCTGTCTACAAACTTCTCATATTCCGCGGCAGTCAGAAGTTCTTCTTTCTCCGTGATTTCTCCCACCTTGATAAGCCACGCGTCATAAGGCGTCTCGTTAATAGCTTCCGGCGTATCCAGAAGTTCCTCATTGACCTCGCATACGGTTCCTGATACCGGCGAATACACATCAGAGACTGCCTTGACAGACTCCACATCTGCAAATGCCTCTCCGACGGTGACCTCATCTCCCTCTTCCGGAAGATTTACGAATACCAGGTCGCCCAATTCTGACTGGGCATAATCTGTAAGACCGATTACAACGGTATCTCCTTCCTCCTTTACCCACTCATGTGATTTAGAATATAGCAATCCTTCCATTAATTCCATGACAATCGTCTCCTTTCATCTTTTCTATATTTATTTGCTTCTTTTATAAAATGGTAATGCCACCACGAAAGCCTCAACAATCCGTCCACGGACTTCTACTTCCACCTTGGTTCCCTCTTCTGTATATGCGGCATCCACAAGTGCCATCCCAATAGGATAGCCAAGGAATGGGCAGTGGGTTCCCGACGTGGTATGACCGATGACCTTTCCATCCACAAACACATCCTGATGCTCTCTTATGATTCCCCGTCCGGTTACTTTAAGTCCGATACGCTTTCTCTTTGGCTCTCCTTGCGCAATCAGCGCATCTTTGCCGACAAAGTCTTCTTTTGCCATCTTCACGGCAAATCCAAGCCCGGTCTCCAGAGGGGTTACCTCATCATCCATCTCATGCCCATAAAGCGGCATCGCCGCTTCCATGCGAAGCGTATCCCTTGCGCCAAGGCCGCAGGGAATCAGGCCTTCTTCTTTTCCGGCCTCAAGCAGGATATCCCATAATTTTTCGGCAAGGCCGGCATCCAGATATAATTCCACGCCATCCTCCCCGGTATACCCGGTCTTTGAAATAATGCACGGAATACCGGCTGCTTTTGCATCAAACACCGCATGATAGTATTTCTTTGGTATGTCCTCTTCTTTTGCGATCTTCCTGAGGATTTCCATTGCCTTAGGTCCCTGAAGCGCAAGCTGCGCATACTGGTCGGATACGTCCCTAAATGAGGCTTTCCCAAACTGATGCGCAAGCATCCATTGATAATCCTTATCCTTATTGGCCGCGTTTACTACGATAAAATATTGATTCTCTGCCTTCTTATATACAATCAGATCATCCACGGTACCGCCGTTCTCATTGCACATCGGGCTATACCTTGCCTGTCCGTCTTTCATATTATCAAAATTGTTGGTCAGGATCATCTGGAGATTCGCCAGCGCATCCTCTCCCTCGCATAGAATCTCTCCCATATGGGATACATCAAACAGTCCTGCCTGCCTGCGGACTGCCATATGCTCTTTGATTACACCTGTAGGATATTGTACCGGAAGAATATATCCCCCAAAAGGCACCATCTTCCCTCCGGCTTTTACATGCGCATCGTACAGCGGAGTCTTTAATTCCATTCATCTTCCTCCTTTTCATCTGATCTCTGCCCCAATATCCGGGTGGATAAAAAACAGGGAAATATAACCATCCCTCCCTGGATCTTATATCTCCCTGTCATCCTTTCCCCTAAGCATCGCTCAAATCACTTACCTTTAATTGTTTATTTTAATTTGATTTCATTATACTCATGAGGAAATATTCTGTCAATATTTGTTTTATTTTTCACACTATGATAATATTGACGCAATTTTCACAATTAAACAAAATACTTATCGGTTCATGATGTGAATTGCCCTATTCTGGGCTATGATAAATCTTCTGATAGTTTTAATTTGCGTGCCACATTTTCATCCTCCGATTTTTAATTAAATAACAACGGGCTTCATATGCAAAAACTGTCTTACGCCATTTGAATTTTTAATTTACGCCATATTACGCCATTTACATAAAAAGTTATAAAAAACTATAAGAAAATACATGAAATTCGTTTCAAAAAGGCATTACTTTTTATAGATTATGGAACATCCAAATATGAGAGAAACGTGTCAGCCATGCGGTTTGTGAGCATTTTAAAATGGCGTCCCTTCCAAATCATAAGGTGTAATCTGGTAAACGTAGTAATTCAGCCAGTTTGTATACAGATTGTTAGCTGTGGCACGCCACGTAAGGAGCGGCTTATTCTCTGGATTGTCATCCTCGTAATAGTTTTTGGGCATCTCGATCGGCAGGCCCTTGCTAAGATCCCTTTTATATTCCCCATCCAGGGTCACGCGGTCATATTCTGGATGGCCCATAACGAAGATCTGACGACCTTCCTCTGCCATTGCAAGGAACAGCCCGGCTTCTTCTGATTCAGCCAGCACGGTCAGGCGGGGGTCCGCATGTATCTTTTCCATCGGTACATCCGTATGTCTGGAATGCGGGGCGAGGAATACATCATCGAAGCCGCGAACCAGAGGAATCTTACGGTTCATCACCTTATGCCAGAACACGCCGAACAGTTTGTGATCCAGCGCCACCTTATCGATTCCATAATGATAGTAGAGGCCTGCCTGGGCTCCCCAGCATAGGTGGAGCGTAGATGTCACGTGGGTCTTGCTCCACTCCATGATTTCCTTAAGTTCCTGCCAATAGTCCACGTCTTCGAAAGGCATCTGCTCCACCGGCGCTCCGGTAATGATGAATCCGTCAAACTTCTTATCTCTTACTTCGCTGAACTTCTGGTAGAACTTATTCAGATGGCTGGTTGGCGTATTCTTGGACTCATGACTGGATACGGTGATAAATGATACGTCCACCTGAAGGGGCGTATTGGATAAGGATCTAAGTATCTGCAGTTCCGTGTCTTCCTTAAGCGGCATAAGGTTAAGAAGCCCGATCTCGATAGGCCGTATATCCTGATGCGTTGCCCGGTGCTCATCCATCACAAATATATTTTCTCTTTCCAATATCTCCTTTACTGGGAGATCATTCTGAACTCTGATTGGCATAGTCTTTATTTCCCCTTTTCTTTGTTATTGTTATTGACTTCGTTTCCATCTTCACCCTCCTCGGAATGGTAATACTTCCCATCGTCATCCACATAACTCATGGCATCATAGAAGTTGGAGTTGGCAGGCAGCTTCTTGCGCTCCAGGCGATAATTCATTATCATCTGCACAATATAATACAGCACGGCAAAGGTAGGAACACCCATAATCATTCCCACGAATCCGAATAGCCCTCCTCCAAGAAGGATCGCCACGATTACCCAGAATGCCGACAGGCCTGTTGAATTGCCCAGGATCTTCGGCCCCAGGATGTTGCCGTCAAACTGCTGCAGCAAAAGAATGAAAATGATAAAATACAGTCCTTTGATCGGATCCGCCAGCATAATGAGGATGGCGCTTGGAATCGCTCCGATATACGGCCCGAAGAATGGGATAACATTCGTCACTCCTACGATCACGCTGACCAGCACGGCATAAGGCATATTCAATATGGTGAGCCCGAAAAAGCACAGTACCCCGATAATGGCGGAATCAATGATCTTTCCAATAATAAAACCGCCAAATATCTCGTTGCTCTTAGTGGTCAGATGCAGCACCATATTGGCATGCCTGGGAGACAGGATCGCATAGACGCATTTCTTCGTCTGGCGGATAAAAGTCTCCTTGCTGAACAATATGTACACTGAAATGATGATTCCAATCAGTGCATTAAATATTTCGTTTAAGATATTGATCACGCCTACCGTCAGATTGGACATAATCTCATTGGCGCGCCCAAGAAGATCCGTCCTGAGCCACTTCTGCAGCATGTCGGTTCCTTCTTCAATAGCGGCCTTAATAAGCGTGCCGGTGGTAGAATCGTCGATCTTTATAGTGTTGAGTTTATCAACCAAATCATTGAGCTGTCCCGGAAGGGTGAACACCAGGTTCCGGATGCTTGAATAAAGTTCTGGAATCAGCATGTTGCACAGTGTCACCACCAATACCAGCAAAAGGATCAGGGACAGCAGGATTCCGATTCCTCTGGCAGTCTTCTTTGCCCTGCCCGGAGTCTTTACCTTCTTCTCCAGTACAGGGGCCAGATACTTGTCTGCCTTCTTCACGATCGGATTCAGCAGATAGGCGATGACGCAGCCATAGACTACCGGCTTAAGAACCTGGAATATCTTTGAGAACCCTTCGGACAGATTCGTCACTCTAAGCAGGGCAAAATAAAACAAGATGCTGGCGGCCACCACCAGAAAATACGTCATTCCCCTGCTAAACTGCTGCCGGAGTTTTGACGGGCCGCTTCCACCCAATTTCGGCCGGCTGGAATAATACGCGTTCTGGCCGCGATCTTTCTCCTTCTGTATGCTGTCCACGCTTGCTTCTTCTTTGTTCATTCTATCTTCCTCTTCTCTTACACAGATAAAATAATTATACCCTTTGAACAAATATGCGTCAACCAAAAAGGAAGCCCGAAGGCTTCCTTTTTCTGCTCTGCCTCTTAGTTGCATCCACACTTGAACGTGGCACATTCGGTCTGCTCGCACTGGCAGGCATTGCTTCCTTCCACGCTGATCTTTCCCGCGTGGCACTCGCATTTCTCATTATAGATACATTCTGTAGCCTTACAGTCGATGCTGCTGCATGCGGATGCCTGTCCATTTACATCGCTGTGGGAATCTCCCTTGCGCTCCTCGAAACTGTCGCAGCAGGTTTCTTCAGAACGCTTTGCTGAACTTCCTCCTACGATAATGCGCTCCAGGTCACAGTAGAAATTCTTGTTGTGCGTACATGTCTGTACTGTACATTTCAATTCTGGCATAATATTACCTCCTAATCATTCAAGAATATCGAGATTTATTATGCCCTGTTTTTTCATTTTTACTCTGTACTTCCTAATCCTCTTTCGTAACTTCGCGCTGAACCTTTGCCTGTATCTCTTCTTTGATCGCATCGATAAATGAGGCGATGTCCTTCTGGCCTTCATCCCCGGCAAATCTGCTTCTTACGGATACCAGATTCTGCTCTTCTTCTTTTGCTCCCACCACGAGCATGTATGGGATCTTGTTCATCTGCGCTTCCCTGATCTTGTAGCCGATCTTCTCAGCCCTCTCGTCCAGTTCCGCGCGGATCCCTGCTTCTTCTAACTGTTCCAGCACTTTCTTTCCGTATTCCAGATGCTTCTCAGATATTGGAAGAACCTTTACCTGAACTGGCGCAAGCCATGTCGGGAAAGCTCCGGCAAAATGCTCGATCAGAATTCCGATAAAACGCTCGATGGATCCGAATGCAACACGGTGGATCATGATCGGGCGGTGCTTCTCTCCGTCAGCCCCAGTGTACTCCAGGTCAAAACGCTGCGGCATCTGCATGTCAAGCTGGATGGTTCCGCACTGCCATGTCCTTCCGATGGAATCTTCCAGATGGAAGTCGATCTTTGGCCCATAGAATGCGCCGTCTCCTTCATTTACCATATAATCAAGCCCCAGATCATCCAGAGCGCCTCTTAAGCCTTCGGTCGCCATCTCCCAGTCTTCATCGCTGCCCATGCTGTTATCCGGCCGCGTAGACAGTTCTACATGGTACTTGAATCCGAACAGGCTGTAGATCTCGTCAATCAGCCGTGCTACGCCTTTGATCTCGTCCCTGATCTGCTCCGGAGTCATGAAAATATGGGCATCGTCCTGGGTAAAGCAGCGGACGCGGAACAGGCCGTGAAGAGCGCCTGACTTCTCGTGTCTGTGTACCAGGCCAAGCTCGCCCATGCGAAGCGGAAGGTCTTTGTAAGAACGCGGCTCGGACTTGTATACCAGCATGCCGCCCGGGCAGTTCATAGGCTTGACCGCATAGTCTTCTTCATCGATCATGGTGGTGTACATATTGTCTTTATAATGATCCCAGTGCCCGGAATTCTCCCACAGATGCCTGCTCAGGATAATAGGCGTGGATACTTCCACATATCCGTTTTCTTTGTGCAGTTCTCTCCAATAATCCAGAAGCGTATTCTTAAGAACCATTCCTTTTGGAAGGAAGAACGGGAATCCAGGGCCTTCGTCGCACATCATGAACAGGCCAAGCTCCCTGCCTAGTTTTCTGTGGTCACGCTTTTTCGCCTCCTCCATCATATGGAGGTATTCTTCCAGGTCTGCCTTCTTCGGGTAGGAGATGCCATAGATTCTGGTAAGCATCTTGTTCTTTTCGCTTCCGCGCCAGTATGCGCCTGCAAGACTTGTCAGTTTGAAAGCCTTAACCGCTTTTGTAGACATAAGGTGCGGTCCTGCGCACAGATCTACGAATTCGCCTTGCTTGTAGAAACTGATCTCCTCGCCTTCCGGCAGATCTTCTACCAATTCTACTTTATATGGTTCGTCATTTTCTTTAAAATATGCAATGGCTTCTTCCCTTGTCTTGGTAAAGCGTTCGATCGGCAATGCTTCTTTGACGATCTTTTTCATCTCCGCTTCGATTTTTTCCAGATCCTCCGCGACAAATGGCGTCTCGCGATCCAAATCATAGTAGAATCCATTGTCAATGGATGGGCCGATGGCCAGTTTTGTCTCCGGATAGAGACGCTTGATCGCCTGGGCCATAATATGGGATGTGGTATGCCAGAATGCGCCCCGTCCGTCTTCAGAGTCGAATGTCAGCAATTCCAGTTCGCAATCCTTGGAAACATCCGTCCTCAAGTCAACGATATCCCCGTCTATCTTTGCGCAGGTCGCTGCCCTTGCCAGCCCTTCGCTGATATCTTTTGCAATATCCAATACGGACATGCTTCTTTCATACCCTTTTTCAGAACCGTCTTTCAGTGTGATCTTCATAATCTGTAACCTCTCTTTTCTTTCTTGATATACTCTATTTATTTTTGTGGTCTTCCAGACCTTTTACAAACATGTTGTGGAACTCCAGACACGTCTGCTTCAGCGCAAGCGGCTTTCCTTCACGGTTAATAAAGCAATGCCTGGTGATTCCCCGGCAGTGGACCATCTGGGTCTTGTCCGAGATCACCTCGTATCCCACGGTCAGCTTGATGCCATTGTACTCCTTGACGAAGGTTTCTATGGTCACCGTCTCCCCGAAATGGACCATCCTCAGATAATCTGCTTCAACGGACAGTACCGGGCTTAGAATTCCCTTTTCTTCCATCTGGTCATACCCCAGCCCCATCTGTTCCATATAATCAGTCCGTGCTTCTTCAAACCAGCGGATATAGTTGGAATGATGCACAATTCCCATCTGATCTGTTTCATAATACTGTACCTTGTGCTTGTAAGGCTTCATCTTCCCCGTCCTTTCCTGCCTTTCGGGCATGTCATAGCATGGAATAAAAATAGTGTCTTCGACACTTCAACTCCCCTGCCCCTCAATCATGAGGGATAGGGGTTTCTTTTTGCTTCATTTTGCTTCATAATGGTCTTATGAATATCTTACAAAAAATTTTTATCGAACATTATGAAGAAATGATTTATCTTCAACATCCTCGTGATGCTATTGTTGAGAATGTAGAAAAAATGATTCATTGTGGCGATCCATCTTATGGTGGCGCCATGTATATTTGTCCCAATTGTGGTAATTTCAAATTTACTGCTTTTCGTTGTCATTCTCGCTTCTGTCCAACTTGTGGTAACATGTATTCCATTGACAGAACTACTGCTATGTCTTTTAAGATTATTGATGTACAACATCGGCATTGTGTTTTTACCATTGATGATTCTTTGCGGCCTTTTTTTCTTAAAGACCGTTCTCTTCTTAACTGCCTTTTTTCGGCAGTCAACAGCGTGATTTCTCGTATGTTCCATAAAGAAAATAAATCTGAATTATTTACTCCTGGATTTATTTGCGTCCTTCATACCTTTGGCAGAGATTTAAAATGGAATCCTCACATTCACTGCCTTGTTTCTGAAGGTGGTGTTGGTAATACTCTTTCCTGGCGACACTTCAAACATTTTAACTATCATTTTTTACGTGATGCGTTCCAAACTGCTCTTTTAAATGAACTCCATCAAAAAATAGGTCCAGCTTTCAAAAAAGTAAAATCTGCTATCTATGCAAAAGATAAAAATGGTTTTTATGTTCGCGCCATGCCTAACAAGTGTAATCCTTCTCAGGTTATCAAATATATCGGTCGTTATCTTGGCAGACCTGTTATTGCTACTTCTCGCATTGATTCTTACGATGGTGATTTTGTCACCTTCCATTACAACCGTCATGAAGACAATAAACTTATTACAGAAACTGTTCCTGTTTTGGAATTCATTGACCGCTTAACACAACACATCCCTGAAAAACATTTTAAAATGATTCGCTATTATGGTATTTACGCTCGTCACCGTAATTCTGACAATTTTTTACGAAAAGCCATTTCCAGAGAAAAACATAACTTTTTTCTTTCACTCAATAGGTGGCGTGATTCAATCTTACATTCTTTTGGTTACGATCCTTTAAAATGTCCGAACTGTGGAAAAACCATGCTATTTTTAGAACTATATTTTAATCATAATCCTGTTCCTTTGCATGAATTATACGAAAAGGCTATGCAAAAACATAGATGTCGTTCGCCTGCCTCGTTTTCATATCTTCCAAAACCTCTTTTCTCATGATAAACTCAATATATCTTAAGAACGGAGGCCACACTATGAAACGTATAACAGAAGCAGAACTCGCAAAGGAACTAAGGGAACAGTACATTAAAAATCCACCAGAAGGTATGACTTCTAAAGAAGTCCATGACATGAGTGACGACGAACTTCTGGATATGGATTATTTCTTACATGAATTTGATAACCTTGATGATGACGATTTTGGTGAAGAGGGCTTTTACATCTTTTAATCCAAACCGTCTGATTCACTATGCCCGCTTTTGAGCGGGCTATTTTAGTCCCCAAGTTCTCCGAAAGGAGAACTTTCCTATAAAGTAAAAAAGTCCCTTACAGCCTGCATGCTGTAAGGGACGAGTTCATCAAGTCTCGCGGTTCCACCCTGCTTGAACTGGCATATTCGCCAGAACCACTTCTTTCATGATGGTAACGGAATCACCGGACTGTTTTGCAGCCACTCGGAGGTAGTCTTCAGAAGGTTCCGTAATAAGGGGCTTGCAGCCTTTGGCTCCTCTCTCTGTAATTCTTCCCCAACCTACTCGTCTCGTCAACGTGTTTTGATATATGTTACCATTATAACACTGTCTTATTCTTTGTCAACACAGAGTTTCTGCAATTTCAGAATTTTCTCCTGCAAAGACTCCCGAACAGGCCGTGCCACAAGGTCCGGACACCCCAGGTAATACCCCTGCATATAATGCAGCACCACATTCCTCTTTTCCCTTTTCTCATCCTCCTATAAAAATGGCAACGTGTCATATGGATACTATAACACATTGCTTCCTCAAAATCAAAAAAACAGCCACATCTTCCACACGGCAAAGCATTCTCTGACCATGTAATTTACAAGCAGCGCCGGATGGCAGCTGGCCGCCAGCGGGTATGGATGGCCGTATCCAAGTCGCCTGGCATAAGCGCAAGCCCGGTACAGATGAAAATTATTGGATACGATTCCAACGTCAGCCTCCCCGCAGTTCATGTATCGTTTGGAGAACTTCAGGTTCTCCTGGGTCGTAGTGGATGCTTCCTCCTTGATGATACGATAAGACGCGATTCCCTGCGCGATCAAATAGTCTTCCATCGCCTGGGCTTCCGTAACGTCTTCTCCTGTGCCCTGTCCCCCGGATACAACCGCCCTGGTCCCAGGATGTGCCTTTAGATAAATCAAAGCCTTATTCAGGCGGCGGTACAGGGAATCCGTGATTTTTCGCCCTTCTACATGG carries:
- a CDS encoding YdcF family protein is translated as MLTLLGAACLLYYAVLCVALKKWDSTFSRFWLAAGLGLWLYDYAAVRLGMEAAARKALLLPVAVFVVTELRIVMGMVPRGQKEYDYLIILGAHVEGRKITDSLYRRLNKALIYLKAHPGTRAVVSGGQGTGEDVTEAQAMEDYLIAQGIASYRIIKEEASTTTQENLKFSKRYMNCGEADVGIVSNNFHLYRACAYARRLGYGHPYPLAASCHPALLVNYMVRECFAVWKMWLFF
- the thrS gene encoding threonine--tRNA ligase, whose amino-acid sequence is MKITLKDGSEKGYERSMSVLDIAKDISEGLARAATCAKIDGDIVDLRTDVSKDCELELLTFDSEDGRGAFWHTTSHIMAQAIKRLYPETKLAIGPSIDNGFYYDLDRETPFVAEDLEKIEAEMKKIVKEALPIERFTKTREEAIAYFKENDEPYKVELVEDLPEGEEISFYKQGEFVDLCAGPHLMSTKAVKAFKLTSLAGAYWRGSEKNKMLTRIYGISYPKKADLEEYLHMMEEAKKRDHRKLGRELGLFMMCDEGPGFPFFLPKGMVLKNTLLDYWRELHKENGYVEVSTPIILSRHLWENSGHWDHYKDNMYTTMIDEEDYAVKPMNCPGGMLVYKSEPRSYKDLPLRMGELGLVHRHEKSGALHGLFRVRCFTQDDAHIFMTPEQIRDEIKGVARLIDEIYSLFGFKYHVELSTRPDNSMGSDEDWEMATEGLRGALDDLGLDYMVNEGDGAFYGPKIDFHLEDSIGRTWQCGTIQLDMQMPQRFDLEYTGADGEKHRPIMIHRVAFGSIERFIGILIEHFAGAFPTWLAPVQVKVLPISEKHLEYGKKVLEQLEEAGIRAELDERAEKIGYKIREAQMNKIPYMLVVGAKEEEQNLVSVRSRFAGDEGQKDIASFIDAIKEEIQAKVQREVTKED
- a CDS encoding DUF1540 domain-containing protein, with the translated sequence MPELKCTVQTCTHNKNFYCDLERIIVGGSSAKRSEETCCDSFEERKGDSHSDVNGQASACSSIDCKATECIYNEKCECHAGKISVEGSNACQCEQTECATFKCGCN
- a CDS encoding IS91 family transposase, with the protein product MNILQKIFIEHYEEMIYLQHPRDAIVENVEKMIHCGDPSYGGAMYICPNCGNFKFTAFRCHSRFCPTCGNMYSIDRTTAMSFKIIDVQHRHCVFTIDDSLRPFFLKDRSLLNCLFSAVNSVISRMFHKENKSELFTPGFICVLHTFGRDLKWNPHIHCLVSEGGVGNTLSWRHFKHFNYHFLRDAFQTALLNELHQKIGPAFKKVKSAIYAKDKNGFYVRAMPNKCNPSQVIKYIGRYLGRPVIATSRIDSYDGDFVTFHYNRHEDNKLITETVPVLEFIDRLTQHIPEKHFKMIRYYGIYARHRNSDNFLRKAISREKHNFFLSLNRWRDSILHSFGYDPLKCPNCGKTMLFLELYFNHNPVPLHELYEKAMQKHRCRSPASFSYLPKPLFS
- the gcvT gene encoding glycine cleavage system aminomethyltransferase GcvT yields the protein MELKTPLYDAHVKAGGKMVPFGGYILPVQYPTGVIKEHMAVRRQAGLFDVSHMGEILCEGEDALANLQMILTNNFDNMKDGQARYSPMCNENGGTVDDLIVYKKAENQYFIVVNAANKDKDYQWMLAHQFGKASFRDVSDQYAQLALQGPKAMEILRKIAKEEDIPKKYYHAVFDAKAAGIPCIISKTGYTGEDGVELYLDAGLAEKLWDILLEAGKEEGLIPCGLGARDTLRMEAAMPLYGHEMDDEVTPLETGLGFAVKMAKEDFVGKDALIAQGEPKRKRIGLKVTGRGIIREHQDVFVDGKVIGHTTSGTHCPFLGYPIGMALVDAAYTEEGTKVEVEVRGRIVEAFVVALPFYKRSK
- a CDS encoding AI-2E family transporter — its product is MNKEEASVDSIQKEKDRGQNAYYSSRPKLGGSGPSKLRQQFSRGMTYFLVVAASILFYFALLRVTNLSEGFSKIFQVLKPVVYGCVIAYLLNPIVKKADKYLAPVLEKKVKTPGRAKKTARGIGILLSLILLLVLVVTLCNMLIPELYSSIRNLVFTLPGQLNDLVDKLNTIKIDDSTTGTLIKAAIEEGTDMLQKWLRTDLLGRANEIMSNLTVGVINILNEIFNALIGIIISVYILFSKETFIRQTKKCVYAILSPRHANMVLHLTTKSNEIFGGFIIGKIIDSAIIGVLCFFGLTILNMPYAVLVSVIVGVTNVIPFFGPYIGAIPSAILIMLADPIKGLYFIIFILLLQQFDGNILGPKILGNSTGLSAFWVIVAILLGGGLFGFVGMIMGVPTFAVLYYIVQMIMNYRLERKKLPANSNFYDAMSYVDDDGKYYHSEEGEDGNEVNNNNKEKGK
- a CDS encoding acyl-CoA thioesterase → MKPYKHKVQYYETDQMGIVHHSNYIRWFEEARTDYMEQMGLGYDQMEEKGILSPVLSVEADYLRMVHFGETVTIETFVKEYNGIKLTVGYEVISDKTQMVHCRGITRHCFINREGKPLALKQTCLEFHNMFVKGLEDHKNK
- the metA gene encoding homoserine O-acetyltransferase MetA produces the protein MPIRVQNDLPVKEILERENIFVMDEHRATHQDIRPIEIGLLNLMPLKEDTELQILRSLSNTPLQVDVSFITVSSHESKNTPTSHLNKFYQKFSEVRDKKFDGFIITGAPVEQMPFEDVDYWQELKEIMEWSKTHVTSTLHLCWGAQAGLYYHYGIDKVALDHKLFGVFWHKVMNRKIPLVRGFDDVFLAPHSRHTDVPMEKIHADPRLTVLAESEEAGLFLAMAEEGRQIFVMGHPEYDRVTLDGEYKRDLSKGLPIEMPKNYYEDDNPENKPLLTWRATANNLYTNWLNYYVYQITPYDLEGTPF
- the gcvH gene encoding glycine cleavage system protein GcvH, with translation MELMEGLLYSKSHEWVKEEGDTVVIGLTDYAQSELGDLVFVNLPEEGDEVTVGEAFADVESVKAVSDVYSPVSGTVCEVNEELLDTPEAINETPYDAWLIKVGEITEKEELLTAAEYEKFVDSEQE
- the gcvPA gene encoding aminomethyl-transferring glycine dehydrogenase subunit GcvPA, producing the protein MGRYVPNTELEQLKMLEEIGFQAREDLFGHIPEEVKVKGSLAIPEGMSELEVRRKMQKIAGKNQVFGTIFRGAGAYRHFIPSIVKSVISKENLLTAYTPYQAEVSQGILQSIFEYQTMICQLTGMDASNASVYDGATAAAEAVAMCRERKRKKAFISSTVHPDVLSTVRTYCFGNEMELVVIPAKDGITDVKFLEEIIDDQTACVYIQHPNYYGSLEPAEEIGKAAHGAGARYIMGVNPISLGIMKTPREYGADVAVGEGQPMGLSIAFGGPYLGFMACIEGMTRKLPGRIVGQTTDRNKKTGYVLTLQAREQHIRREKASSNVCSNQALCALAVGVYLAAMGGSGLHNAAIQCTSKAHYMAAELKKIGYQTENKAEFFHEFVTVSQTSSARALKALEEKGVLGGYPLDDRRILWCCTEMNSKEEIDETIRILKEV